In a genomic window of Scyliorhinus torazame isolate Kashiwa2021f chromosome 5, sScyTor2.1, whole genome shotgun sequence:
- the LOC140418914 gene encoding uncharacterized protein isoform X2, whose amino-acid sequence MVKPWKCGDCGKGFSSPSAVETHKHSHTGEKLFTCSNCGKEFTQSSSLMTHQQVHTGKKPYDCSQCGKSFRCSSHLTEHLRVHTGERPFHCSECGQRFSCSSHLILHKRVHTGERPYVCSVCGKGFIRSSHLLRHQRVHTEEKAFTCTECGKSFTNLPNFQNHQRIHNGEKPFTCAECGKGFAAKSQLRTHTLVHTDERPFQCSDCEKSFKSRRELMNHQRIHSGEKPFTCPVCGRGFTQPSARLSHQRVHM is encoded by the coding sequence ATggtgaaaccgtggaaatgtggggactgtgggaagggtttcagctccccatctgcagtgGAAACTCATaaacacagtcacactggagagaagttgTTCACTTGCTCCAACTGTggaaaggaattcactcagtcatccagcctaatgacacaccagcaagttcacactggaaagaaaccATAcgattgctctcagtgtgggaagagcttcCGGTGTTCATCCCACCTCACTGAACatctacgggttcacactggggagagaccattccactGCTCTGAGTGCGGGCAGAGATTCTCTTGTTCTTCCCACCTCATTCTACACAAGCGtgtccacactggtgagaggccatacgtctgctctgtgtgtgggaagggatttattagaTCATCACATCTTCttagacaccagcgtgttcacactgaagagaaagccttcacctgcactgagtgtgggaagagtttcactAATTTACCTAATTTtcagaatcaccagcgaattcacaatggAGAGAAACCCTTTACCTgtgctgagtgtgggaagggattcgctgcaAAATCGCAGCTTAGGACACAtacacttgttcacactgatgagagaccatttcaatgttctgactgtgagaagagctttaaaagcagaagggAGTTGATGAACCACCAGCGAATCCATtcgggggagaagccgttcacctgccctgtgtgtggcagaggattcactcagccatccgctcgtctgagtcaccagagagttcacatgtga
- the LOC140418914 gene encoding uncharacterized protein isoform X1 has product MEGKSSVNSEEKPWECEEGFRSTSQLEIHHPRHSVERPFTCSDCGKRFSRSSSLLQHQRVHTGEKPFNCSLCGKGFAQSSNLLRHQLVHTGKRPFICSECGKGFSRSSDLMTHQRVHTDERPFKCPDCGKCYKSSRDLILHQQAHINERLFRCSHCGTGFKQSSQLREHQRTHTGERPFTCSACGSGFSRSSNLRTHQRTHTGERPYTCSECGKGFTQLSTMLNHQSFHNEERPFKCPDCRKCYKSSRELLHHQRVHTDEKPFKCQD; this is encoded by the coding sequence atggaaggcaaAAGCTCCGTtaacagtgaggagaaaccatggGAATGTGAGGAGGGATTCAGATCCACATCTCAACTGGAAATTCATCATCCAAGACACTCtgtggagaggccattcacttgctctgattgtgggaagagattctctcgatcatccagcctgctgcaacaccagcgagtgcacaccggggagaaaccattcaactgctccctctgtgggaagggattcgctcagtcgtccaacctgctgagacaccagctagttcacactgggaagagaccattcatctgctcagagtgtgggaagggattcagtcggtcatCTGACTTGATgacgcaccagcgggttcacacggacgagagaccatttaaatgtccagactgtgggaagtgctataaaagttcccgGGACCTGATACTCCATCAACAAGCTCACATCAACGAGCGActgttcagatgctctcactgtgggactgggttcaagcagtcatctcaactccgtgaacaccaacgcactcacactggggagagacctttcacctgctccgcgTGCGGCAGTGGGTTCAGTAGGTCATCAAATCTGCGGacgcaccagcgcactcacactggggagagaccttacacctgctctgagtgtgggaagggattcactcagttatccactatGCTGAATCACCAGAGTTTTCACAATgaggagagaccatttaaatgcccagactgcaggaagtgctacaaaagttcccgggaactgctccaccatcaacgtgttcacactgatgagaaaccttttaaatgccaagactga
- the LOC140418912 gene encoding uncharacterized protein yields MEGKSSIHSGEKPYTCCVCGRGFVRSSGLTSHKCSHTGEKLWKCGDCGKGFISPSKLETHQHSHTGERPFTCSKCGKGFTQSSDLLRHRQVHTRERPFTCSKCGKGFTQSSDLLSHQRIHTGERPFTCSECGKGFAISSNLQKHQRVHTDERQFQCPECGKCYKGSGDLMRHQRVHSDERPFRCSHCGTGFRQSSHLTAHQRIHTGERPFACSWCGKRFTRSSALLGHRRVHTGERPFICSKCGKRFTQSSDLQRHQPVHTGERPFRCSHCGTGFRQSSHLTVHQRIHTGERPFTCSNCGKGFTESSALRKHQRIHTGERPLTCSECGKGFTDSSHLLRHQRGHK; encoded by the coding sequence atggaaggaaaaagcagcattcacagtggggagaaaccgtacacgtgttgtgtgtgtggacgaggatttgtTCGATCATCAGGCcttacaagccacaaatgcagtcacactggggagaaactgtggaaatgtggggactgtgggaaaggattcatttccccatccaagctggaaactcatcaacacagccacactggggagagaccattcacctgctccaagtgtgggaagggattcactcagtcatccgacttGCTGAGACACCGgcaagttcacactagggagagaccattcacctgctcaaagtgtgggaagggattcactcagtcatccgacctgctgagtcaccagcgaattcacactggggagaggccattcacctgttcagagtgtgggaagggatttgctatttcatccaacctgcagaagcatcagcgagttcacactgatgagagacagtTTCAATGTCCAgagtgcgggaagtgctataaaggttctggggatctgatgcgccatcaacgtgtccacagtgacgagagaccgtttaggtgctctcactgcgggactggattcagacaatcatctcacctcactgcacatcagcgaattcacactggggagagaccattcgcctgctcctggtgtgggaagagattcactcggtcatcggcCCTGCTgggacaccggcgagttcacactggggagagaccgttcatctgctccaagtgtgggaagcgattcactcagtcatccgatttgcagagacaccagccagttcacactggggagaggccattcaggtgctctcactgcgggactgggttcagacaatcatctcacctcactgtacatcagcgaattcacactggagaaaggccattcacctgctccaactgtgggaagggattcactgagtcatccgcactgcggaagcaccagcgaattcacactggggagagaccactcacctgctccgagtgtgggaagggattcactgactcatcccacctgctgagacaccaacgaggccacaagtaa
- the LOC140418907 gene encoding uncharacterized protein, translating into MGDKGIIPSGEELYTCSVCGRGFRQSSDLLIHKRSHTVKKLWKCGVCRKGFQSPSHLEKHCRIHTGKKPFTCSDCGKGFTQSSNMLRHQRVHTAERLFTCSESGNRISHSSNLLGHQRVYSGKKPFTCSECGKGFSRSSNLLAHQRVHTDDRPFKCPDCGKCYKSSGELMSHQRVHTDERPFRCSHCESGFKTSFALTKHQRTHTDERPFKYSHCGTAFRQSSDLAVHQRTHTGERPFTCSHCGKWFSHSSSVLRHQRVHTNERPFICSQCGKGFNQSSILLRHQQAHTTERPFKCPDCGKCYKSSAELMRHQRVHTDERPFSCSHCGNRFKTSSTLTAHQRTHSEEKPFKCQDCEKCYKSSSELIRHQHAHTEERPFKCSDCGKCFRSSTNLMSHQRVHTDERPFRCSHCGTRFRESAHLTVHQRTHTGERPFTCSDCGKRFSHLSNLRAHQRIHK; encoded by the coding sequence ATGGGAGATAAAGGAATCATTCCCAGTGGAGAAGAACTGTACACGTGTtccgtgtgtggacgaggattcagacaATCATCTGACCTGTTGATACACAAGCGCAGTCACACTGtgaagaaactgtggaaatgtggagtgtgtaggaagggattccaATCTCCATCTCATCTTGAAAAGCATTGCCGCATTCACACGGggaagaaaccattcacctgctccgactgtgggaaaggattcactcagtcatccaacatgctgagacaccagcgagttcacactgcggagaggctattcacctgctctgagtctgGGAACAGAATCTCTCACTCTTCCAACCTGCTGGGACACCAGCGAGTTTACTctgggaagaagccattcacctgctccgagtgtgggaagggattctcaagGTCATctaacctgctggcacaccagcgggttcacaccgacGACAGACCCTTTAAATGTCCAGATTGCggcaagtgctataaaagttctggggaactgatgtcccatcaacgtgtccacactgacgagagaccgttcaggtgctctcactgtgagagtgGGTTCAAGACATCTTTCGCCCTCACcaaacaccagcgcactcacactgatgagagaccgttcaagtATTCTCACTGTGGGACAGCGTTCAGGCAATCGAGTGACCTCGctgtacaccagcgcactcacactggggagaggccattcacctgctcccactgtGGGAAGTGGTTCTCTCACTCTTCTAgcgtgctgagacaccagcgagttcacactaatgAGAGACctttcatctgctcccagtgtgggaagggattcaatcagtcatccatcctgctgagacaccagcaagctcACACCACTGAGAggccatttaaatgtccagactgtgggaaatgcTACAAAAGTTCTGcggaactgatgcgccatcaacgtgttcacactgacgagagaccgttcagttgctctcactgtgggaatagGTTCAAGACATCGTCTACCCTCACtgcacaccagcgcactcacagtgaggagaaaccttttaaatgccaGGACTGTGAGAAATGCTACAAAAGTTCCAGTGAACTGATACGCCATCAACATGCGCACACAGAggaaagaccttttaaatgctcagactgtgggaagtgctttagaAGTTCCACCaatctgatgtcccatcaacgtgttcacactgacgagagaccgttcaggtgctctcactgtgggactaggtTCAGAGAATCAGCTCATCTCACcgtacaccagcgcactcacacgggAGAGAGACCCTTCACCTGCtccgattgtgggaagagattcagtcatttatccaacctgcgggcacaccagcgaattcacaaatGA
- the LOC140418915 gene encoding uncharacterized protein, whose protein sequence is MEKPWKCRDCGLGFKCPSTLETHRRSHTGERPFTCSVCCKGFTELSSLQSHQLIHTQEKPFSCTFCGKSFRQSGTLITHRRIHTGERPFTCSLCGKGFTKSSNLLTHKQIHTGERPFACSVCKKGFSRPSHLLIHQRVHTGERPFTCSACGKGFTDSSCLLSHQRTHTEERPFSCTYCGKRFRSSSHLISHRRVHTGERPFTCPECGKGFKKSSNLLTHQRVHTGERPFTCSECGKSFINSSNLLAHQQIHK, encoded by the coding sequence atggagaaaccgtggaaatgtcggGACTGTGGGTTGGGATTCAAATGCCCATCCACGCTAGAAActcaccgacgcagtcacactggggagagaccattcacctgctctgtgtgttgcAAGGGATTCACCGAGTTATCCAGTCTCCAGTCACACCAGCTCATTCACACTCaggagaagccattcagctgcactttctgtggaaagagcttcaggcAGTCAGGCACCCTCATTACACACCGACGGatccacacaggggagaggccgttcacctgctccttgtgtgggaagggattcacaaaaTCATCCAACTTGCTGACGCacaagcaaattcacactggggagaggccgttcgcctgctctgtgtgtaagaagggattcagtcggccatcccacctgctgatacaccagcgggttcacactggggagagaccattcacctgttccgcgTGTGGAAAAGGATTTACTGATTCATCCTGCCTCCTGTCACACCAACgaactcacactgaggagagaccattcagctgcacatactgtggaaagaggttcaggagTTCATCACACCTCATTTCACACCGACGTGTTCATaccggagagagaccattcacctgtcctgagtgtgggaagggattcaaaaagtcatctaacctgctgacacaccagcgagttcacactggagagagaccattcacctgctccgagtgtgggaagagtttcatTAATTCGTCCAACCTTTTGGCgcaccaacaaattcacaagtgA